The Lathyrus oleraceus cultivar Zhongwan6 chromosome 5, CAAS_Psat_ZW6_1.0, whole genome shotgun sequence genome includes the window TCTTGGAAAACCTTAATCAACAAAGCATTGTGTTGGAGCTAAGGCAGAAGAAGATGTGGGGCTCACAACTTATTGGAAAATGTGAGATTCCATGGAAGGTGATTCTTCAATCACAAAACATGGAGTTAAAAAAATGGTTGAAAATGGATTTGAAGAGTGGAAGTGATAGCAAAGAGGTTATGTTGACAACACCAGAAGTGGAAGTAGAGATTAAAGTAAAAGTGTGTTCGGTTGCTGAGATGGAGAAACAAAATAACAAGAGGTTTAATAATTGGAATGAGTGTGGATGTAAAAATGGGCATGATCATAATGCTTGGTGCAATGCAGAAGACTGTGATATATTTGCGCTTGGTGCAGCTTTGGAAGCTTTTTGATTTTGATGCAAGATTATGCTATGAACATATATAAACTAACATCAACCTAATTAACGTATCATTGTATTGAATAGATTTTTTTGATAAAGTTATAATATATTGATTCTATATAAACTCTCAAATGGATTATCTTTTAATTTTATATATTGGAGTTCTTTACATGGTTTATGGTTAGTTTCTCTTTGTAGCAAATTTTTGTCATAATAGTTTAAATCTCCTTTTTTCTTTAACATGAAAATTGATTGTCTAAGTTAAATAAATGAAGTAAGTTTGATTAAAAGTATTAGGAAATGAGATATAGAACACAATTATAGCCACTTTCATATTCCAGGTCGCTCTCGTCCAAATCTTACATCATAGCCATCATGGAAGTGGTATTCAATGATGAAGTTATTTGGGGGATATAGCATATCCCTCGTGATCGAACCATATTATTGATGGTAGACGCTGAGGTAGTTTATGAGTTATACGATGGCACAATTTTCATTTGATTAACACTAAAAGTAGACATGTTAGTATGTAGCCCAACCATCATCGACTTTGACATGCCATAACGGTAATCCCTATTGTTCATTGGCATTGTGAATCCAAACAAAGGTCTTGCGACTGCAGGGTTGAAAAGGGTATTTCCTGCATGTGGTGGGAGTGTTACCCCCTGTGATGACAACGATGCAACTGGCGTCGATGACACCACCAAAACAGTTGTCCTAATCGGCGTTGACACAACCGCTTCTTCAACCGTCAATTTGACTGGTTGTTCTACTACGTTCTGGGGATTATTCTGTGTACTAGTGTTATCTATGGAGGGATGCGTCATTTTTGATAAAGACTTTCCACTTCTTAAACGCATGCAAAATACCCAAAATAATTCATGAACACAGTGCAAGCTTATGAAAGAAAGTTGTGCTTATCTATAATAGACAAGAGTTTTAGCACGTGTCCCACTGGGCATGCCAATTTCTTTATGCTGAAATTTCGTAAACAACTGCTAGTCTCTTACTTAAAGGTTACTTGCAAGATCAACTAGAGAATCCTATGACATAGTGCTAAAAAATGTACTTTTATAGTGTTGGTTAAAAAAAAGAGCAATTTCGACTTGGTCGAAATAGTTGTAGAAAAGATGTAAAAAAATAGGATTTAAAGACAATGCAGGTATGAAGATTGTATGAATAAAAAATAAAGTGACAACGCAGGTAAGATAAAAATGAAGACAACTTAGCAGAAATCGTAAAGGAATTTAAAGACTTTGCGTTGAAGTAAAAGGTGGTGTTTCAGAATTCATATATTGTCTCAATCAAACTCATTTCTCTACCGTTGGTTTTTTGAGTACATGCGAGATTCTGTGATGAAAATAAATGAACACCCCGGATTATAACACTATAAACTCTATTTATACTAATATGAAATAACGGCTTCCAAACGCTCCATTCTTCAGCTTTACCCATGTAGACTTCTGCATGCATTTTGTCCATGCATTACCTCTATGTGTCTACAAGGTAAAACTAAGGAGTAGTTACTGATTTTTTGAACATAACGCTTTTGCATGCTCAGATAACAGTCACTTCAACGCGCTCCAAAAAATACTAAGTCCCATTTTTCTCTATTTGAGACTTCTACAATGTACACATCATCAAACTTTTTATTGCCCTTAACTTATGCTGAGATTTTCCCTTCTGTCGAAAATCTTAGCTAGCATCTACGTTCCAAAAAAATTATAACACACACTAATgtaaaacaatatttttttatCAAACCAACACAATTTTCTCAAACTAACACTATATAAAGTGAGTTACACTAGATAAAATGAGTTACGTACGAAAAACATAATGATAAATCCTCTTTAAGTTGGAAGAGTTGATGTTCGAGTTGTTGTTCGAAGATGAAATTTGAGTTTTGATGAAAATCACGTAGGCTTTTTAAGAGAATGAAACGAGGAGTGGTTATAGGTAAATAAAAAGTTAGAGTATAGTTCTATGAAGTGTTCATGCAAAAGAACTAATGTGTTGGGTATAAGGGATAACCGAGGGAATAagttaatttaaaattaaaaaaaatatagaaaatCGTCGTATTCTTGAAATTGCAGGCAAATGATATTACCCCTCAGTTGGACAAATTAACCGAGGGATAAtacaaatttaaaaataaaaaataaaaataaaaataagggCATTTGAAATTATTAATTAtgtaattaaaaataaaataaataaaggtAAAAGGGAAAGGCGCCAACTGAGAAAATATAACGCTTGGTCCCTAAGccaattgaaaaataaataaataaaggaaAATGCAGTAACAAGGATTCAAAGCATATGCCATGGTAGATCTATTCCCTCGGTTTTCTCTAAAACGAGGGAATACGTTGTAtatatttaaaaacaaaatcacGATGCTCCCAGAACATATACCTCGGTTGTTTGTTGGACAAGGTGAAACCTTTgtcatataatatataatttgTAGTAGTCATATGTGCATTAAATGTTAGTCTCATCATCGAGACATTTACAAGACCTTTCTGACACATGTGACTTGGTTTCTAGGCTAGGGCGTGTCTTTTTCATCCAAGATGCCCGAGTGTACTCAAATTCCATTTGTATTTTTAAGGCGAATCTTAACTATTGTTTTTCATCTTCCCATTTGTTTATACTTGGACAGTTGATTTAATCATCATGATTTACTATATATAGGTCATCTTATCCTTCAAACAAACTTTCAATCATTGTGCAAGATGAGACTTTCCTTTTTCTCAAACTCTGACATTCGTCCCTGAGCTCTGGTGACCTTTAGTTTCGTCATCCTTCCTCTCAGTTTGAATTATGCATTTCTCGAATTATTGTCACATCTAAGTTTCCTTTTCTTCTAACCTCTTATTTGATTCGCTTCTTCTTCAGGTACCGTTCCTAGCCTTTTTTCTTACATTTTGCTCATTTTGTTTGACTCTCTTTTCCATGACCAACGTAGGAAATGTACCTGCAAATATGTTAAAAATCCTTGATAGGGGTAATTCTTTTCATCCACCATAATATAATATCCTTATGTGACAAATGTTGATATTTAAAGGTTAACCAACCTAACCCAAACCTCATCGTGTTTAGCGATAATTATGGCACTGGTGAGGGTTGTGTAGAAGTTGGTGATGAACATTTTAGTGCTTCCTCTGATGAGGTTATTGACAAGTCTTTTGAAGAGGGTAGGTGGATGTATTACATTTGTCCTGTTGTTAGGGGTGTATATGCAGTCCCTTCTCCTCCCATTAAGTATGTTGCATATTCGAATTCTATCACAGTTTCTCGCAAAGAGCAAAGGATTTGTTGTATCATTAGGACCTTTAGGGAAGCAAAAATGGTCGGTACCTTAATGAGATAGAGGTTAGAGATCATAACAATTTTTGAAGCCATTTTCAACTCATGACTAGCATTATCTTTTTCATGACAGCTGGGCATACATGATTTGATGAGAGCCTGAAGATTTATAGAGTCGGTTGATGTTGAATAGTACCACTCAATGGATCTCtaattgatgatgatgatgtcCTCTTTGGTTAGAGTGACTAATATGAAGAATTCTCGCATAGATTTGGGTATGTTTTCTGACTGGTCGATCTCCCACATCGATTCTAGAAAAATGATTTTCAGTTTTTTGACCATCCCCTTTTAGAGTGCATATTATCTAGGCTAAATGTTATACTACACTTCAACGAGTTTAAGAAAAGGGTGTTAAGACAACGGAGAATAGCCTCTCTCAAATATACTCAGTTGCCCAGGTTTTCGTCAAAATATTCCAATATTAGTCTGAATATTAGAATTAAGAAATGTTTcttacttttttttttaaaattgtaCACCAAAAAGTTTTTGGGGAGTCTGGGAGAGTCGGGAGCACCAACCTGACCAATGTTCCAGGAGCACAAGAGAGGGAGACACCACATCTcaacccaaaaccttaaggtgttAGGCAAATGGGTTCACTCTCTTATATATCCAACATTTCATCCATTCATAGACAATATGAGACTTTAACCACTCACATTTCCATGCAACATTCTCCCCCACAAGTGTGATTCCCCCCATATTCTATAACAGGATCCAACATCAGATCCAATTTCTGATCCCCCACAAAGTTGTACCACTGTTTAGGAGTGATCAATGTATTTCAACACACTATATTTTACTTTGTACTAATACTTTTGTATGACTTCTCAcattattttaatttcttttaataGGTTTTTGAAAGTTAAGTTGAGTTCTACTTATTTTCTGAAAAAAGTGCTTATTCTTTGAATAAACGGTGATGTGGCACTTTCTCATTGTGCATGTTATAACTCAACCCACGAGATATCGTTTGACGCGTTCTAATATGAGTTGGAAAGCTGAAAGGGTAATCTACAAGTTTCGTGTTAAAGTTAGAAGCAAATTCGGAGTGCATAAGAGTCGCATAATTCATTTTCAATTCAGACTTAAGAAAATACTTAGCTTTTTGGGTTGTTTTGTAATTTTTTGGGTCAGTTGCTATTAGGCTGGAATTCCCTTGCTCTATTTAAACAAATTAATAGTTTTATGATGGAATTATTTAGCATTCATGAAATaagaaatagggattacaacatcggtggagagctaattcccaaagagcCGATTGTTGGTGCACAAGAGGAAGAAGATGGAAGAGAAGAGAGAGAAACTGAATCGTAACTTACTTTCAAAGAGAAATTGATTAATATTAAAATCATGTTACTCTACTCTAACTGAATAAAGGTTCAGTATTTATACATACACTAAGACTTAGTTGTCAACCTAAATGCATCTCAAATTAAACTTAAATGACACTAAAATGAAATGCTAACTCAATATTGCATTACACTCCATTAACGTGCCTTAATCCATATTCATAACTATAATCAACAACACAAATTTCACCCCTTAATTGGATAAAATATTCAGCCTTGATAGCCTTAGTCAGAACATCTACCACTTGCTTCTGAGTACTACAATGCATTAATTCAAGCACCTCATTCTGAACTTGATTCCTCATAAAATGAAACGTCTACTATTACAAATAACGTTTTTAACGTCGCACGCGAAAGAGTTGTAACCTCGGCTACCGAGGAGACGCGATGAAGGGTGAAATGAAAAGATGTCACTTAATACCTCGGTTAATGAAAACCTGAGGGGTAAAATATATGATCATGGGTTTGAACCCCAACATctacatttttattatttagaAAAACAACGCCTCATAGCTCTCGGTTTATCCACTAACCGAGGGGCAAGATAGattgtttttttaattaaaacTCGTTAGATTGTTTACATAgaatattaataaaataatttatttacaAACTACAATGTTTATCCATAATATTACAATGTTTACAaagaatattaaaataaaaattaattagtCCATGAAGATCATATATTAGATCTTCAAATCCTTGATATTTGGTAAGATCAGTACTGGGTGTGACTATATTCTCAATGGCTTTTCCTTGCATGGATTTGTTTCTGATATAAAATATAAAAAGGATTGATAAAAAATGTTAGATAAATAAATGATTTTTGCTCAAATAAATAGTTAGGACCACAAACCTTAAACCCAAATAATTTTCTGCTCTTGCATCCATCTTAGCAATCTTTTCATGGCAAATGATCTTGCAAACCCATAGAGGTGGATGTAGATATATTTCAAGCGCTTCATGATGCTTCACTTGCTTCTGCATACTCAGAAATATGCATTTATAATGGAATTTTTTTATGTTTCACGCTGATCACTAATGACCGTGTCTTGAGAGTTGATATCTTATGAAATGAATGACATATATTTGATCAATATAATCACTAATAGTTTTTTATGTTTAATTTAGGTAAAATACTTTAACCGTCATTTTAATAGAAAATCGAGGTAAATAAactttttttatatatatttcATTGATTACAAAgaatatttataaataaaaaatataataaaaaagAAAGGTTCCTTGAAATTGTTGGTTTCTGGTTTTTCCCCTCGTTATATGAAAAAACTTAGGTAATATGttgttttaatatttaaaaaaaatagtaatgATCATCACACCTTAGAATCATATAACTAGAATAGCAATGATCATCCCTATTTAAAACGAAACGTATCTTTTGTATTTTCAATGACGTGTTTGAGCTTCTCTGATCGTTTCACTTCCTATTTTCCAATTTATTTATACATTTACAAGTCTCATTTCATTTCCATGTCTTTGTGTCTTCAAGTCTAGTTTAAAAGTATTATCTTTTTATTCAAAAAATGTCTAAAAAAACCTTCAAAGGAGATGAAAATCTTTGTTCGTTATCAATGAAATTTATGTTGATTTTGATGAGTTGAAAGACCAAGGTTTTGATCTAATTAAACTATTACCGAACATAAGTTGAAAGGTTATTTTGACATCCTTCATGGACCCATCTACACTAATATCGTAACAGAGTTCTGGTTAAATGCCTCAGTTAGGAAATCCGGTGAGGATTCCAAGTTAATACAGTCCAATGTATATGACTTTCCTATCACCATTACTCCATCACTTATTGCTCATACAATAAAGTTTGAAAGGAGAGGTAGTTGTGTTGAACAATATAGACTCAAAAATGTATTCTCAAAACACATTCTCCTAATTTATGCCAACTACAATAACTTCACCAGACATGTTACTCTCATCCCAATTGCAAAAGTTTGGCATCAATTTCTAGTGTCAAATCTCCGTCCAAGAGAGAAACAATTAGAAATGTATACTTCA containing:
- the LOC127082905 gene encoding uncharacterized protein LOC127082905; protein product: MDPSHIIAYANFSCEIKIIQARNVEFIKSTKHLFARLYVPTGNNKRIQLNSKNVWDKSFNLDCSCPEEFLENLNQQSIVLELRQKKMWGSQLIGKCEIPWKVILQSQNMELKKWLKMDLKSGSDSKEVMLTTPEVEVEIKVKVCSVAEMEKQNNKRFNNWNECGCKNGHDHNAWCNAEDCDIFALGAALEAF